Genomic DNA from Niabella ginsenosidivorans:
ACCGAGCTGGCGGCCAAGCAGGCAGAGCTGGCCGCGCTGGACGGTATTATTGCCGGCCTGCCGGAGGGCGACCTTAAGAAGGAGCACGAAAAAAGACGGCGGCGTACGGAGTACAGCATTTCCCTGCTTACGGACCGTAAAACCAACTACGGCGCCGTAGCCCTGCTGGAAAAGGAGTACGACCTGGAGCGGGTGCTGCGGGAGCTGGAGGAAACGGCTGCGTTTATTACCGAGCTGCAAAACCGCCGGCCTGGCGAGCTTTAGCCAGGCACAAGGGCCGCCCACGGGGGCGGCTTTTTTTATGCCGCTTTAAAAGGCCAGGGCCATTGGCGGGGCAGTGGTTTTCTTTTTTTGGGCGTGCCCCCGGCCTGCCCAAGCATCCCGATAGCTATCGGGACCCACACACGGGCCAGGGTCGGGCTATGCAGGGGTGCCGTGCTGCGCACCGGCCCCGCCGCGGCGGGGCCGCCCTTTCTATCCCTCACGCGGGCATCCGATCAGTAAACCCAGTTAAGAGATAAAGAAGCGTAATCCTCTAATCTTTAGGTTTGTGTTTGTGAGGTTTTAGTGGTGGATATTGAGGCTTCTTTTCAGGAGTAACCCTTCTCCTTTTATCTAACTCCCCGTTATCTTTTTTTGGTTTTGGCCCAGGTTTAATAGCTTCATTTTTTTTCATACTAAATTGTTTTAATCAAGATATTTAATACTACAAGTATAGTAAACTGCCAGGTTATATATTTACGGTTTTCCGTAATGGCGTAAGTTTAGTTTCAGCAGTAAACGGTACAGACTAAGACTACCTATAATAACTAGTAAAGAGAAAATGCTGTATAAAGAAATATAAGCTTTAAGTATAAATTGAGCAGTTAAGTAAAGATCGTATCGCTTGCTTAATTTATCCCACAGTGGATGAGACTTTTTACAAAAGATTGGAATTTTTACCTAGCTTTCAATTATATTTACAATTAGATATATTTGCATAATGTGCAGATTAATTTACACAATATGAAGATCAATCGCCTCAAAAGTGTTTTGGCAGAACACTCTAAAACCAATAAATGGTTAGCCGAACAGTTAAGTAAAAACGAAACCACTGTTTCACGCTGGTGCACCAATGAAGTGCAACCATCTGTAGAAACACTGGCTACAATAGCCAAGCTGCTAAAAATAGATGTAAGAGAATTATTAAATCCAACGAAGTAGAAAGAAGAATGATAACAAAACAAGCACTAGGCAGCACGCTTTTTGGGATGGCTGACATTTTAAGAGATAAAGTCGAAGATTACAAAGCCTATATTTTATCACTGTTATTTTTTAAGCGACTTTCAGATAATTAAGAATGGGAATCGGAAAATGGTATAAAAGAGTTTGTTGAAGAACATAAAAGACAGCCAACAGAGAAGGAGAAAAATAAAATTTTAGAAAAAAAGCACGATTTTAAAATTCCTGAAGGCTGTTTCTGGAAAGATGTTCGGAATGCTTCTATTGATAAAAAGAACGAGGCTTTACATAAAGCAGTAAACGGTATTGCAGAAGCTAATGTAGATAAAGACGGAAAGTTCTTCCTTAAAGGAGTTATTAATACCGTACGTTGGAACGAACCAGCTCCGGACGGATCGGGAGGAAAGAAACTCGACCCGCAAGTATTACATTTGTTGGTGAGCTATCTGGATGCCGTAGACTTAAGCAATAAAAATGCTTCGGTAGATGTATTGGGAGATGCTTATGAATACCTGATCAAACGTTTTGCAGATGAAAATAAAGGTGGTACCACTGCCGGCCAATTTTATACCCCACAGGAAGTAGTGGATATTATTGTTCGTTATCTAAAACCTCAGAAAAATGATACCATCTATGATCCCACATGTGGTTCAGGTGGTTTTCTGATTAATGCCGCTAAATATTGTAAAACCAATTATGGTACACAAAAAGCGGTTCGTTTATTTGGTCAGGAAGATGTATGGAATACCTGGGCGATTGCCAATATCAATATGATCTTGCATGGATTAGATGCGAGAATTGAAAAAGGCGATACGCTCAAAGATCCCAAATTTGTGGATGAAGAAAATGAATTACTGATTCGGAAGTTCCATAAAGTAATGGCTAATTTCCCTTTCTCCCAGGAAAACTGGTGGAAAAATGGTGAACCTAAAAAAGATGCGAAAGGGAAAGCGGTCAACAAAAAAGACGGTTCACCACAATTAGAATATCCGGGTAAAGAAAAATTCAATGATCCGTATGAACGATTTGAATACGGATTGCCACCATTTTCTAATGGGGACTTCGCCTTTTTACAGCATATCGTAGCCTCGCTCAACGAAAACGGTAAAGCAGGGGTAGTTTGTCCGCAGGGCGTTTTGTTCAGAGGACAACCGGAAAAAACGGAAGAGGAAGATGGGCAAAATCGAAAAGCAGATGATGAATATTTGATTCGCAGAGGATTCTTGCAAGGCGCAGTTGACATCAATGGCGAATTTACACAAATGAAAAACATTGTAGACGCCATTGTCGTATTACCCGGTAACCTGTTTTACGGAACCACTATTCCCGGTGCAATCTTTTTTGTAGATAAAAATAAGCCCGAAGACCGCAAGGATAAGGTCTTAATGGTATATGCTGCCAAAGAAGGCTGGTATAAGGAAGAACCTAATATGAACGTCTTGTTGCCACATGATATACTGCGCATTTCTACTATACTGGAAAGCTGGGGTGATTTAGAAATTGCTAAAGAACACATCGCCCTGCAAAAGACCCGTTTGTGGGGGATGATACAAGAAGATCTGGGCTTTAAGATTTCTGAAATAGAAGAAGATTACCAGGATGATATTGAATTATTAACTACAAAAGTAGAAAAAGCAAAAGACGCCATACTGCAAAAAGAAAACGAGGGGAAAGCTATTACAAAAAACCAATTAAAAACTTTGGAAACAGCCAATGCTGCATTAGAAAAAGTGTTGAAACAAAAAGCAGATAAATTGCTGGCGGCTCACGAGCAAGCAGCAAAAGAACGCAAAGCCATTGACGATGTGGAAGTGGAATTATTAACCATACTGCAAGATGCTGAACTGCGTAAGCGTTATTTTTCCGTGGTGGATATGGACGAGCTGGAAGAAAATGAGTTTAACCTCAATATTCCCCGTTACGTAGATACATTTGAACCCGAAGAAGAAATAAACCTTACTGAAGCAATTGCAGAATTTAATAATGTAATTGGTAAAGAAAACCAATTGGACAAAACCATTGCTGAACTTTTAAAATTGATAAAGTGATGGAAATAAAAATTTCAAGGTTGGGTAAGATCAACAAAGCTTATGACACGTTTGCTTTAAAAGAAGCATTGGTAAAAAATGATGCGGGTGATTGGGGAAGTGAGCCAGATGAAAATGCTTTGGGAATTATCAGAAGTACAAATTTCACAAATGAAGGCAAAATTAAACTTGATGATATTGCATATAGAACATTAAAACCAACAAAAGTTATTGAAAAAACAATATATACGAATGATATTCTTATAGAAAGAAGTGGAGGCAGTGATTCTCAACCAGTCGGGCGAGTATTGTTTGTTGATGATTTTATAGGAAAAGGAGGTTATGCTTTTGCAAATTTTATTCAAAGAATAGCAGTTAAAAATAATTTTGAATCCAAGTATATTTTTTACTGTCTCCAGCAAATGTATGAAGTTGGGATCACGGCAAGTATGCAAAATCAAACTACGGGGATTAGAAATTTAGACTGGAAACTATATACAAAAACAATTTTACCTAAACCACCTAAGCCCGAACAAACCGCCATTGCAACTATTTTATCCAAAGTGGATGAAGCCATAGAAGCAACGGCCCAAAGTATCAAAGCCGCCGAAAAACTCAAAAAAGCTCTGATGCAAAACCTGCTTTCCGGCAAACTCAAACCGGATGGTACCTGGCGTAAAGCAAATGAGTTTTATGAAGATGAAAAATTTGGAAAAGTTCCAAAAGGTTGGGAAGTGGAAGAAATTGGAAATGTATTAAAAAGAAAAACAGAAACAATTGATCCAACTAAAACAAAGGTAGTATTTGATTATGTAGGGTTAGAGCACATAATATCAGGTAGATTTACAAGAGAGGGTAATGGCTTCTCTAATGAGACATCATCACTTAAAGTATGTTTTAATAAAGGTGATGTTTTATTAGGAAAATTACGTCCGTACTTAAATAAAGTATGGGTCGCTGACATCTCTGGTGTTGGATCTACTGAGTTTTTAGTTTTTGAAAAAAGTGATTCAGTTCTCTGGGGATATTTCAATTTTCAAATGAAACGTTTTTTAAATTTCACACAATCCGTTACAGCAGGAACTCAACATCCCAGAGCTAGCTGGAAAGACATAAAACGTTACTTGATTTTAATTCCATCAAATAAATTAGAATTAATTAGCATAATAAATAAAATATTAGTTGTAGATAAGAGGATTCAAAAAAAACAAGCCAAAATCAAAACCTTGGAGCGTCTAAAAAAATCATTAATGCAACAATTGCTGACCGGTAAAAAACGCTTGTCAGAAGAAACTATAGCACATATCAACCAAACCCTATAACCAAAAGCGTATGGGAAACTTATCTGAATTTCATGGTGTTGAAAAACCGGTCATTGCTTGGCTGGGCAAAATGGGCTGGAAAATCCAAACCAATGGAGAGCTTAAAGCCTATAACCGTCCTTTTTCCAATCCCGTATTGGAACAATTGCTGATTGAGAAAACCCGGCAAATAAATAAAATAGATCTGGATATCGCCAAAAGGGCTGTCGAGTTACTGTTGCAAAATCTCAATCATCCTTCGTCCATACTAGGAAATGAGCAGTTTTTGGATAAGCTGGTTTCAGGCGTTACCCTCTCCATAAAAGAGGATGATATTGATGTGTTTTTTATTGATTTCGATAATATCTGGGAAAACGATTTTATTGTCACTAACCAATATTGGGTGCAAGGTTTTAAAATGGTAAAAACCGACATTGTATTATTGGTGAACGGTGTTCCTTTAGTGCCTATAGAAGCCAAGCAAAGAGCCCGTAAAGGAACCAACTGGCTGGAAGGGGTAAAACAGTTTTCTACCTATGCGCAACGAGCGGATAAGCTATTTATGTGTCATGCTTTTGGAGTAGCCTGTAATGGCCGCATTGCCAAATACGGTATTCCGGGAGCTTCTTCTTCCTATTTCAACGAATGGAAGAGTACCATTATTGATACTTCTGCAGATAATCCTATACTGCATCCGCAAAATGATCTGTGTCTTAACCACTTCGATGAAAAAGAGCAGCTTTGGCATTTTGATGTAGAACGGTTGCCCAATGGTGAAGTGTTGGAAAAAATGAAACTCGGCATTGTAGGGTTGTTGCAACCAGCACGTGTTTTGGATATATTGAAGAACTTCCTGGTATTTGAAAGAACAGAAAATAAAATCATCAAAAAAGTAGCTCGTTATCAGCAATTACGTGCAGCTAATAAAATAGCTGAACGGGTTATTAATTCAGATCTCAACCAGGGCGTCATCTGGCATACGCAGGGATCGGGTAAGAGTTTGACCATGTTGTACACGGCGTACAAACTATTACATGCGCAACAACTTAATGATCCAACAATCTATATTGTAGTAGATAGAAAAGATTTACGGGAACAAATTGGGGGTACTTTTGATGATTGTGAATTTCCAAATGCCCGCGAGATTAATAATATTGGCGATCTAAAATATATTATTGACAAAGCGCCATCAGGTGTATTTATTACCACTATTCAAAAATTCAGAGAACTGGGCGATCGTCAGGATTTGAGAGATAATATTATTATCCTGATTGATGAAGCACACCGTACACAGTATGGCGATTTTCAAATGGAACTGCAAGCCGTTTTACCTAATGCAAAACGTTTTGCTTTTACAGGAACACCCATTCCTAAAACGCATCAGGAATTTGGCATCGTAAAACAAAAAGGCGACCATGAATATTATTTAGATCGGTACAGCATTCAGGATGCAATAGATGATGGTGCTACCATGCCCATCCGTTATACTTTCGGTCCGCAGGAATGGTTTTTGGATAAAGACAAATTAAAACAGGGTTACGAAGAAATAACCGCAGAGCTGACCGAAGATGAAAAACATCTGGTAGAAAAACGGGTACAACCCTGGAAAGTATTTTTAAAACATCCCGAGCGTATTACCACATTAGCCCGGGATATTGCTGCTGACTACAGGGAAATGGTAGAACCGCAAGGTTATAAAGCCCAGATTGTAGCTTGCGATAAAGAAGCCTGTGTTTTATATTACAATGAACTATTGAACTACTTTGACCGCTCCGAAATAGCCATCATTTTTTCGACCGGAACCTACGATGAAGGAGAAAAATACGCGTTATTTAAAGACCATTATCGTGAAGATAAAGACCGGAAAAAGCTCATTCGTCAATTCAAAAAAAGAATAACGGAAGAGGAATTAAAACTGGGCAACAATTTGAAAGTACTGATTGTCTGCAATATGCTATTGACAGGCTTTGACGCACCCATTGAGCAAACCATGTACCTGGATAGTCCACTTCGTGATCATAATCTTTTACAGGCAGTAGCACGTACCAATCGTCCTTATGATGACAAAGAAAGCAAGTTGTCAAAAGAATTTGGGCGCATTGTAGATTATGTAGGTGTCTTCAAAAATTATAAAGAAGCTCTGAATTACGATCCGGAAGATATTGGTGAATTTGAAGACGTGGAAAGTTTAGTACAAACATTTCCTAAAGTATTAGACGCAGCTTTTAAGCCCTTTGAAAATATTAAGTTGGAAGATACCTATGATTGTGCCATGGCAATAGTAAGAAAACTTTCAGAACTTGATCAGGGAAAATTTGAAAACAATTACCGGGAAGTATTGCAATTATGGGAATCTAGCTCACCCAATCCCGCATTAAGACCGCATAAAACAAAATATTTGTGGTTGAATGAAATTTATGAAATCTACTTAGAAGAATTTAAACGATTGGATTTTGATGCAGAAATCCATGCCGCAAAGACAAGAAAACTGATTCAGGAAAACAGTAAGCTCATCAACTTCAAAGGCCATCTTCCTGAAATCAATATAGATTCCAACTATCTGGATAAGCTCAAAGAAACAAAGCTTACACCATCTGATAAAGCGGAGAAAATTATTCGTGACATTGAGACCGTCATTCGTCAGAACGAAGTGAACAGTGCTATCTATGTTGAATTTCAAAACCGCCTGGATGATCTGATACGTCAAAAACAGGAAGAAAGCAAAGCCATAGAAGAAATTCTACTACAATTAGGTGTATTATATTCGGAGTTGGATGATGTAGCTTCATTGCCACAAAGAATGGGCTTCCCGGGAAAAGGCAGTTTTGAAATATTTACCTTGATTAAAAACGAAAGCAAGAACAATTTTGAAGAAGACCGGGTAAAAGAGTTTGCTTTAGAAGCTACGGAGAAAATTAAAGCAAAAATATATATCGGCTGGCAAGACGTACCCAGAGAGTATGAACGCATACAGACAGATATAGAGCTTTTAACAGTGCATCCTAAATATGAATCGCTGAAAATAGACGATAATCAGGAATTGCTGGATAGGATTATGAAATCTGTACTCAAAAATTTCAGTTTGGAATAATGCAGCTACCTGATAACTATATATTGATTGAGAAAGCGGTGAAGCATGCCCGTGTACAAGTGAATGAAAATAAATTGGTCAGAATTATTGTGCCACCATCATTCACCAAGGAAGATATTGTAGCATTAATTGAGAAAAAACAAAAGTGGATAGATAAGCATTTGCGCTTTTTTAGTCAAATGTCAAAAATAGAATTGCAACGCAATCAGCTACTATTATATGGTAATCGATATGCTTATTTTTACGACACAACCTTTGAGCAAAAAGTAATTATCAATCATGAGCATAAAACAATTCAGGCAAAAAGAAATCTTTTAGACATTCCTACACAAGAAAAATGGTTAAAAGGGGTTGCAAAAAAACATTTGACCCAAAGAATTGATGAACTTTCCCATAAATTTGGTTTACAGTACAATAAATTTTATATACGAAATCAAAAAAAGAAATGGGGAAACTGTTCCGGAGAAAAAAATATTTCATTGAATTGGCGATTGATAAAAGCACCGTTATTTGTAATTGATTACCTGATTGTACATGAATTAGTTCATATATTAGTGATGAACCATACCCATA
This window encodes:
- a CDS encoding type I restriction-modification system subunit M N-terminal domain-containing protein, coding for MADILRDKVEDYKAYILSLLFFKRLSDN
- a CDS encoding restriction endonuclease subunit S, whose translation is MEIKISRLGKINKAYDTFALKEALVKNDAGDWGSEPDENALGIIRSTNFTNEGKIKLDDIAYRTLKPTKVIEKTIYTNDILIERSGGSDSQPVGRVLFVDDFIGKGGYAFANFIQRIAVKNNFESKYIFYCLQQMYEVGITASMQNQTTGIRNLDWKLYTKTILPKPPKPEQTAIATILSKVDEAIEATAQSIKAAEKLKKALMQNLLSGKLKPDGTWRKANEFYEDEKFGKVPKGWEVEEIGNVLKRKTETIDPTKTKVVFDYVGLEHIISGRFTREGNGFSNETSSLKVCFNKGDVLLGKLRPYLNKVWVADISGVGSTEFLVFEKSDSVLWGYFNFQMKRFLNFTQSVTAGTQHPRASWKDIKRYLILIPSNKLELISIINKILVVDKRIQKKQAKIKTLERLKKSLMQQLLTGKKRLSEETIAHINQTL
- a CDS encoding HsdM family class I SAM-dependent methyltransferase is translated as MSYLDAVDLSNKNASVDVLGDAYEYLIKRFADENKGGTTAGQFYTPQEVVDIIVRYLKPQKNDTIYDPTCGSGGFLINAAKYCKTNYGTQKAVRLFGQEDVWNTWAIANINMILHGLDARIEKGDTLKDPKFVDEENELLIRKFHKVMANFPFSQENWWKNGEPKKDAKGKAVNKKDGSPQLEYPGKEKFNDPYERFEYGLPPFSNGDFAFLQHIVASLNENGKAGVVCPQGVLFRGQPEKTEEEDGQNRKADDEYLIRRGFLQGAVDINGEFTQMKNIVDAIVVLPGNLFYGTTIPGAIFFVDKNKPEDRKDKVLMVYAAKEGWYKEEPNMNVLLPHDILRISTILESWGDLEIAKEHIALQKTRLWGMIQEDLGFKISEIEEDYQDDIELLTTKVEKAKDAILQKENEGKAITKNQLKTLETANAALEKVLKQKADKLLAAHEQAAKERKAIDDVEVELLTILQDAELRKRYFSVVDMDELEENEFNLNIPRYVDTFEPEEEINLTEAIAEFNNVIGKENQLDKTIAELLKLIK
- a CDS encoding type I restriction endonuclease subunit R, with amino-acid sequence MGNLSEFHGVEKPVIAWLGKMGWKIQTNGELKAYNRPFSNPVLEQLLIEKTRQINKIDLDIAKRAVELLLQNLNHPSSILGNEQFLDKLVSGVTLSIKEDDIDVFFIDFDNIWENDFIVTNQYWVQGFKMVKTDIVLLVNGVPLVPIEAKQRARKGTNWLEGVKQFSTYAQRADKLFMCHAFGVACNGRIAKYGIPGASSSYFNEWKSTIIDTSADNPILHPQNDLCLNHFDEKEQLWHFDVERLPNGEVLEKMKLGIVGLLQPARVLDILKNFLVFERTENKIIKKVARYQQLRAANKIAERVINSDLNQGVIWHTQGSGKSLTMLYTAYKLLHAQQLNDPTIYIVVDRKDLREQIGGTFDDCEFPNAREINNIGDLKYIIDKAPSGVFITTIQKFRELGDRQDLRDNIIILIDEAHRTQYGDFQMELQAVLPNAKRFAFTGTPIPKTHQEFGIVKQKGDHEYYLDRYSIQDAIDDGATMPIRYTFGPQEWFLDKDKLKQGYEEITAELTEDEKHLVEKRVQPWKVFLKHPERITTLARDIAADYREMVEPQGYKAQIVACDKEACVLYYNELLNYFDRSEIAIIFSTGTYDEGEKYALFKDHYREDKDRKKLIRQFKKRITEEELKLGNNLKVLIVCNMLLTGFDAPIEQTMYLDSPLRDHNLLQAVARTNRPYDDKESKLSKEFGRIVDYVGVFKNYKEALNYDPEDIGEFEDVESLVQTFPKVLDAAFKPFENIKLEDTYDCAMAIVRKLSELDQGKFENNYREVLQLWESSSPNPALRPHKTKYLWLNEIYEIYLEEFKRLDFDAEIHAAKTRKLIQENSKLINFKGHLPEINIDSNYLDKLKETKLTPSDKAEKIIRDIETVIRQNEVNSAIYVEFQNRLDDLIRQKQEESKAIEEILLQLGVLYSELDDVASLPQRMGFPGKGSFEIFTLIKNESKNNFEEDRVKEFALEATEKIKAKIYIGWQDVPREYERIQTDIELLTVHPKYESLKIDDNQELLDRIMKSVLKNFSLE
- a CDS encoding helix-turn-helix transcriptional regulator, producing MAEHSKTNKWLAEQLSKNETTVSRWCTNEVQPSVETLATIAKLLKIDVRELLNPTK
- a CDS encoding M48 family metallopeptidase encodes the protein MQLPDNYILIEKAVKHARVQVNENKLVRIIVPPSFTKEDIVALIEKKQKWIDKHLRFFSQMSKIELQRNQLLLYGNRYAYFYDTTFEQKVIINHEHKTIQAKRNLLDIPTQEKWLKGVAKKHLTQRIDELSHKFGLQYNKFYIRNQKKKWGNCSGEKNISLNWRLIKAPLFVIDYLIVHELVHILVMNHTHKFWTLLKSYYPDYRDAINWLDKYGNSL